The DNA segment CAAACACTTGCATTTAATGTAAGATAGGTAAGAAGGGCCCTAAACGGGCTGGAATCACATGCAATCTAAGCGTCCACAAAACCATTAAAGCAGAAAAGTTTCTCTCAGTGCTCTTGCACATCATATCTATCATTGTGCTCGTATTCTCGTCTACACTTATGAAGTGCTTTCTCAGGCTTTTGTGGAGATGTATCAGTGCATTGTAGCCTCGCGTAGCAGAATCATTTTGCTTCTTGTTGCGATCCTGATCCTGGTTGTGATCCTgtgagccaccttccatgaacCACTGGCAGAGCCTTCCATAGCAGATGTAATAACCACAACTTCAATGGGTAGCAAGCTTGATGAGGCTGACATTACCTGGGAAGGTAACAGGTAATGGTAATGGTAACACGTAAAAGATCATTTTCAAGCCTTTCTCAGTATACTGGACGCTTTTCACAAGCTTTGCTAAGTAACTAACAAAGCACCTAGTGTGGCAACTTTGCCTACTGTAGCAGGAATGTGAATGTTACATAATTCAAAGGAGGTGTGCAGCTTAAGCAACGGTTTTTTATTTTGGCTAATTATGTCCTTTCTTCATGCAGGTTGTCACAGCAGCATCGTTGGCCTTCCACTTGCTCCCACTCATTGACATATCCTGTTCTTTTATTGTCTAATCCAGTGTCATTCGAGAATGCCTCAAGCTTGACCCTGACCAcaaggactgcttctcacactACAAGAAGGTGAAGAAGCTAGCAGCACAACTGCGTAGCATCCAGGAGCTGATTGGGCAGGGCAGCTATGATGACTGCGTCGAGAAAGGCAAGGCGGCATTGCGCACTGAGCCTGACGTGGCCCAGATAGTGCAGCACGTCAAGGGGCGCCTCTGTCACTGCAACAGCAAGGCAGGCCATACCAGTGAGGCCGTTGAGGTCTGCTCTGACGCCCTGCGCCTGAACCCAGAGGACACACGAGCCCTATGCGACCGAGCAGAGGCCTACTTGGCGGATGGGCAGTATGACCGCGGTCAGTGGGCTTCCCATTTCTTACACAAAAAAAGTGAAAAGAATTTTAAGTGCTAAATGACTACTATTGTACATCATGTTGGGAAATACAGTGAACAAACAATTTTTTTGGACATTCCTGATAGTACTTGGCACTGCCATGTACCTGATAGAGCCAATGTAtgatgtctgaaattttggatgctGAAGCCTTTTGTCGTTTGATTTTCTGGACTGTTTAGCATGACCTTAGTTCCAAAAGCACATTAATCGAAgctaccaccgctgccattttgattatctcgcagcCTTGAACCAGCGCTCTCACAGGCTAATTTGCTGACAGCCATAGCTTCCACCGCAGCAACGCTATTTTGGAGCTATTTTGGACGTGCAAGTGGCagtttgagcccttgggggcagtaaaaggcatgcattcatttttttgtaCATTCTCATGGCCactagggagtccaaaaaattgGACATTGATTGTATAGGTTAACAGTGTCAGGGATCAAGCTTAGTTGGCATTCCACAAGCAAAAACTTTTTAGCATGTGGAAAACACAGGCTAAAGTTTTCACAAAATGTCTGTAGTTTCACACACCAGAAAAGTTTAGTCATGTTTGCATGACTGTATGACACCGATCAGTAGGGTGCTTGAAAACATGAATTTTTGGTTACACTGCTTGGTTAGCATCCTGCTTCCCTTGTAACATGAAGCGCCCTAGCCCTGTTAGGTGGTGATGCAGTTCATACCAACCCTCTATATTTGCAATGTTTCACATTCACTACTTTAAAAATTTTACAGATGGTGTAACTGCTGGCAGTTCTCTGTAAGATTAGTTCTCTCTGCGTGTATATTAGCAATACCTGCCCCTCCTGCTCTACTACTTTTGTGCAGCATTCTCTTGGCAGAAGTCCACCAACCCACCGTCTGCCTTCATAGTGCTAATGCTTTACATTGTGCTTTCTTGTGTGTAGGAAGCAATAATGCTTCCGAGATGCAGATGGCACTTTTGTATGCCTGCATGCATTGCGGGCAGGTTGGTGCAATGTTATTCATCATTCTTACATTCATCATCATTTGACTTGTCAAGCAACATTTCTTATCAAATAAAATTATATGCAACATAGGCAGTTGTGCGGATTCAACTGTTTAAATGCATCATAGAAACTGAAGTTGTCAAAATAATTGAAGGATAATTTTATCTTAATAGTCTTTTTCATGTCTAAAGCAATCGGGGGTTAATTATTGATATTGGAAAGCATACCTCACATTTTGAGAACGTGCTCTAAGGATAAGCTTTCAAATTAGTAGCAGCTGCCTGTGAGCATGCAATTGTGAGGCAGGTGACATCACAAAATGATGCATTAGACATCATGAGCTCCTCTAGGCCATTGCTTCACTGGTAGGCATTGTACATAAAGAGCCTGTACTCTCAAGCGTTCTATGAATGTCACGTGCACCTGTGGGTAGACATCAAGAATGATTTTATGGTCCCTCTTCCACACAGCATCCCATGACTTTCAGCAAGCAGCCAACATGGACGAGAACTCATGTGGACCTGAGGGCCTCAAGCGGGCTCAACGGCTTGAAAAGCAGTCGCACAAACGCGACTACTACAAGATTCTCGGGGTGAAGCGCTCGGCGCAGAAGCGAGAGATCCTGAAAGCCTATCGAAAGTTGGCCCAAAAGTGGCACCCAGACAACTACCAGGGAGACTCCAAGAaggaagcggaaaagaagttcaTTGACATTGCAGCTGCCAAGGAGGTGCTCACTGACCCTGGTCAGTGTTTTTCTCCTTTCCTCCATTGCTCTTTTGTGAGAGGACCATCATGCTGGTGTCAAGCTCTACTAAAGTAAATGAAATGTATTTCTTAATTTTGGATACTTGAGTGAGAGCCCCAATTCTATGTCAGAACACCTTTTGTTTTGCAATTATTTCATTGTGGAAATGTTTGAGGATTCTTTTGTTGTATGTGCACAATTGTTGGCTCTTGCATGCCGGTGAATACATCTGTCCATTGCAACCTGTAGCAACTAATGCCTCATAGCAGAATGTACAAACTGCAAAGTTGTCAAGGCAAGTGCAAAACACATACGTCTCTTCGTGTGCTAGTATACATGGTGCATTGATGCTTTCTCTTTGGGGTAAGTAAGCATTGCATGTTGAGTGCAAAGCAGGAAAAGCTGAAATGTCACTCTTGAATTGAATGTTCTTGTGTGAAGCATCTTAATTCACCACCGACCAGTCTTCTTGTTTTCAGTGTTCAAACTGGTACCACTCTATTCAAATTTCACTTCATTGCAGTAGAACAAGCATACTACGCAATAAATTGCTCAAAAGTGCATGAATGTTAAGAGCATCTACCACTGGGTGAAAGATGTACTGCTGGGTATGGATCAAAGAACCATTTATAATTATGATGCCATCTTTTAACATATGCAGGAAATGCAAGAGGCATTATTGTTTCACTTACATTTTTGTTTCTCATAACTGCAGCCCTCTTTTACATTTGAACATCTTTCTTTCATAACTCTCAGAACAGCTTTATACTAGGTGCATACTTCATGCAGTTTTTGCTTAGGTgggcttttccttttcttttttcttctctcataATTCATCAATATAGTGCACGGAAAGTGCTGTAGCCAAGGCTAGAGGAGACCCATTGTGTACAATTTGTGTTGCATCATCAGGGAACAATGGAGTGTGTAACATACACTGCGAGTGTAGTGAAAGGGGCAGATTAAAGACATGTGCTGCTTTGTCCACCTTAGCATTGTTCTTCACTTCATCTTTCTTCTTATATTTCACATTGTCTTCGTTGTATTTTGCATTATAGCAttgttgtcccccccccccccctctttttttgcattacaGAGAAGAGGAAACAATTTGACAATGGTGAGGATCCTCTGGATCCAGAGTCTCAGCAAGGCAAGGGCTTCAACCCCTTCCAGGGATTCAACCCTTTCGGCAGTGGCTCAGGTGGTGGCTTCACCTACAAGTTTGTCTTCAACTGAGACCTGACAGTGCTGCAGGAGGAAAAAGAACACGTTTTCCAGTGTTGTGCGTGTATGTGACCTCTTCAAGGTGCAGCGTACATGCAATGGTGATACTAGAGAGAGAAGTACTACagcggaaagaaaaacaaacctGGATTTGCAGACCAGTCGTGTCATAGACTGCTGCATACTGGAAGGGGCAACAAGTGTACAGACTGTGCTGCTCACttcgcacttaaaaaaaaaaggaaacaaagaacgcCAGTGGATGCACAAAATTCCTGCGAGACGGAGGAATAGTGCCAAGTGCCACCATCGCAGCAATGTTGTCCTTCCAAGCTGTTCATTTTGTAAATTGTTTTCTTTTAGTTCCATGGGAACATGTTGCCATGCCACAAGTAAGGCTTTTGAGGAGTCCGGTGGCCTGTGTACAGTTAGATCTAATTAAATTTTAAGACAAATTAGTCGCTGTGCTTTATAATAAAGCAAGTTGACGTGACTTATACTGGTTGTTGCTAAGACTGTTTAGTCTGAGCTGTCGGTGTGTGTGGATACAGTTTTTCTCGCTATGCCAAAGGCAGCTATTAGAAGTATTTGTATAACTCCAACCAAAAGTCATGAGAAAGCCACGTTACACAGAAATCTGAAAAATATAATTCAAGAGCAAATTAGTTCTGTTGTGGGTAATTGAAGCTGCTAGCAGCTGCTGTGCTTCATTACTATAAGTTGTCACCGAGTTACATTGCCCACTTATAAGTGGGTTCTGTGCATGGTTGGAGGAGGAACCATTTGATTTCTTCAATAATACTTGAATACAGAAACGTTTGTGATCtcttgtacacacacacacaggtactGACAGATCCACAGGGAAAACCTGACCCCCCTTTTCCCCCTTC comes from the Dermacentor variabilis isolate Ectoservices chromosome 2, ASM5094787v1, whole genome shotgun sequence genome and includes:
- the P58IPK gene encoding dnaJ homolog subfamily C member P58IPK gives rise to the protein MTGYPSAYQLVSYLYVLAWTTRRLIGVAGITQAEIEGHLEMGRQLMSKGQYADALSHYHAAIDADPDNYLTYYKRATAYLGLGKSKSALEDLNEVIALKPDFLAARHQRGTVLLKQGNLEEAHIDFEWVLRLDPNNGEAHRAYMAIEPLKQDIRVAQDMIHDRNYVGAIEVLTRVIAECPWDVTLREMRAQCYENLGDLINAITDLRPTTKMVPDNTVGFLKLSKLYYKLGDADESLNVIRECLKLDPDHKDCFSHYKKVKKLAAQLRSIQELIGQGSYDDCVEKGKAALRTEPDVAQIVQHVKGRLCHCNSKAGHTSEAVEVCSDALRLNPEDTRALCDRAEAYLADGQYDRASHDFQQAANMDENSCGPEGLKRAQRLEKQSHKRDYYKILGVKRSAQKREILKAYRKLAQKWHPDNYQGDSKKEAEKKFIDIAAAKEVLTDPEKRKQFDNGEDPLDPESQQGKGFNPFQGFNPFGSGSGGGFTYKFVFN